The Patagioenas fasciata isolate bPatFas1 chromosome 3, bPatFas1.hap1, whole genome shotgun sequence genome contains a region encoding:
- the PKIB gene encoding cAMP-dependent protein kinase inhibitor beta isoform X2 encodes MTDVEPVVTDFAASGRAGRRNALPDILGSPAGAGTSDLPHKLAELSVSEDEGAEGGEAPSSKALLESQEAEGKSNDS; translated from the exons ATGACTGATGTGGAGCCTGTGGTCACAGATTTTGCAGCATCCGGACGGGCAGGCCGCCGGAACGCCTTACCAGATATTCTGGGCtctcctgctggtgctgggactTCAGACCTGCCACACAAACTGGCCGAGCTCTCCGTTTCAGAAG ATGAAGGAGCAGAGGGTGGAGAAGCGCCATCATCCAAAGCCTTACTGGAAAGTCAAGAGGCAGAAGGAAAAAGCAATGATTCCTAA
- the PKIB gene encoding cAMP-dependent protein kinase inhibitor beta isoform X1 codes for MLRCCYEEKESAMTDVEPVVTDFAASGRAGRRNALPDILGSPAGAGTSDLPHKLAELSVSEDEGAEGGEAPSSKALLESQEAEGKSNDS; via the exons ATGTTGCTATGAGGAAAAGGAGTCAGCAATGACTGATGTGGAGCCTGTGGTCACAGATTTTGCAGCATCCGGACGGGCAGGCCGCCGGAACGCCTTACCAGATATTCTGGGCtctcctgctggtgctgggactTCAGACCTGCCACACAAACTGGCCGAGCTCTCCGTTTCAGAAG ATGAAGGAGCAGAGGGTGGAGAAGCGCCATCATCCAAAGCCTTACTGGAAAGTCAAGAGGCAGAAGGAAAAAGCAATGATTCCTAA